From a region of the Streptomyces sp. NBC_00193 genome:
- the gltX gene encoding glutamate--tRNA ligase: protein MANATPRVRFCPSPTGNPHVGLVRTALFNWAFARHHGGTFVFRIEDTDAARDSEESYGQLLDSLRWLGFTWDEGPEVGGPHAPYRQSERMDIYKDVAQKLQDGGYAYHCYCTTEELDARRDAARAAGKPSGYDGTCRELSDEQKAAYEAEGRTSIVRFRMPDEPITFTDLVRGELTFTPDNVPDFGIVRANGAPLYTLVNPVDDALMEITHVLRGEDLLSSTPRQIALYGALIELGIAKAVPAFGHLPYVMGEGNKKLSKRDPEASLNLYRERGFLPEGLLNYLSLLGWSFSKDQDIFSIEEMVEKFDIPDVNANPARFDLKKAESINADHIRLLDPKVFADRCAPWLQAPHANWAPEDFDTAAWERIAPYAQTRLTVLSDITANVDFLFLKEPALDQASWDKAMKGEPAALLTTARENLAAADWSDPESLKQAVLTAGEAHGLKLGKAQAPVRVAVTGRTIGLPLFESLEILGKDRSLARIDATLAKLEAA from the coding sequence GTGGCTAACGCGACCCCCCGCGTACGTTTCTGTCCGTCCCCGACCGGCAACCCCCACGTGGGTCTGGTCCGCACGGCCCTCTTCAACTGGGCGTTCGCCCGCCACCACGGCGGTACGTTCGTCTTCCGCATCGAGGACACCGACGCGGCCCGCGACTCCGAGGAGTCCTACGGCCAGCTGCTCGACTCGCTGCGCTGGCTCGGCTTCACCTGGGACGAGGGTCCCGAGGTCGGCGGCCCGCACGCCCCGTACCGCCAGTCCGAGCGCATGGACATCTACAAGGACGTCGCGCAGAAGCTCCAGGACGGCGGCTACGCCTACCACTGCTACTGCACCACCGAGGAGCTGGACGCCCGCCGCGACGCCGCCCGCGCCGCCGGCAAGCCCTCCGGCTACGACGGCACCTGCCGCGAGCTCTCGGACGAGCAGAAGGCCGCGTACGAGGCCGAGGGCCGCACCTCGATCGTCCGCTTCCGGATGCCCGACGAGCCGATCACCTTCACGGACCTGGTCCGCGGCGAGCTGACCTTCACCCCCGACAACGTGCCGGACTTCGGCATCGTCCGGGCCAACGGCGCCCCGCTCTACACGCTCGTCAACCCGGTCGACGACGCGCTGATGGAGATCACCCACGTCCTGCGCGGCGAGGACCTGCTGTCCTCCACCCCCCGCCAGATCGCGCTCTACGGGGCCCTGATCGAGCTCGGCATCGCCAAGGCGGTGCCGGCCTTCGGCCACCTGCCGTACGTGATGGGCGAGGGCAACAAGAAGCTCTCCAAGCGCGACCCGGAGGCCTCGCTCAACCTGTACCGCGAGCGCGGCTTCCTCCCCGAGGGCCTGCTGAACTACCTCTCGCTCCTCGGCTGGTCCTTCTCCAAGGACCAGGACATCTTCTCGATCGAGGAGATGGTGGAGAAGTTCGACATCCCGGACGTCAACGCCAACCCGGCGCGCTTCGACCTCAAGAAGGCCGAGTCGATCAACGCCGACCACATCCGGCTGCTCGACCCGAAGGTCTTCGCGGACCGCTGCGCCCCGTGGCTCCAGGCCCCGCACGCCAACTGGGCGCCCGAGGACTTCGACACCGCCGCCTGGGAGCGCATCGCGCCGTACGCCCAGACCCGCCTCACGGTCCTCTCGGACATCACGGCCAACGTCGACTTCCTGTTCCTGAAGGAGCCGGCCCTGGACCAGGCCTCGTGGGACAAGGCGATGAAGGGCGAGCCCGCGGCCCTGCTCACCACGGCCCGCGAGAACCTGGCCGCCGCCGACTGGTCGGACCCCGAGTCCCTCAAGCAGGCCGTCCTGACCGCCGGCGAGGCCCACGGCCTCAAGCTCGGCAAGGCACAGGCCCCGGTCCGCGTCGCGGTCACCGGCCGCACGATCGGCCTCCCGCTCTTCGAGTCCCTCGAAATCCTGGGCAAGGACCGTTCCCTGGCCCGCATCGACGCGACCCTGGCGAAGCTCGAAGCCGCCTGA
- a CDS encoding HAD family hydrolase, giving the protein MAIRAVLWDIDDTLFDYTGADRAGLAAHLVAEGLAERYGAPAEALALWRRITDRHWERFAAGEGTFQGQRRDRVREFLGRPAMTDAQADDWFERYVEHYRAAWELFPDVVPVLDALAGDYRHGVLSNSSVANQDPKLRHLGLRDRFEVLVCAVELGVSKPEAGAFLAACAEMGLEPGEVVYVGDQPEIDARGARDAGLTAVWLDRDGSRGPGPEGVHRIAGLDRLPQVLAGDTRFGARSGIR; this is encoded by the coding sequence ATGGCGATCCGTGCGGTGCTGTGGGACATCGACGACACCCTTTTCGACTACACCGGGGCCGACCGGGCCGGGCTCGCGGCGCACCTGGTCGCCGAGGGGCTCGCGGAGCGGTACGGGGCTCCGGCCGAGGCGCTCGCGCTGTGGCGGCGGATCACCGACCGGCACTGGGAGCGGTTCGCGGCCGGTGAGGGCACCTTCCAGGGGCAGCGCCGGGACCGGGTGCGGGAGTTCCTCGGACGGCCCGCCATGACCGACGCACAGGCCGACGACTGGTTCGAGCGGTACGTGGAGCACTACAGGGCCGCCTGGGAGCTGTTCCCCGACGTGGTGCCCGTCCTGGACGCCCTGGCGGGCGACTACCGCCACGGGGTGCTCTCCAACTCCTCCGTGGCCAACCAGGACCCCAAGCTGCGCCACCTCGGCCTGCGCGACCGCTTCGAGGTCCTGGTGTGCGCCGTGGAGCTGGGCGTCAGCAAGCCCGAGGCCGGCGCCTTCCTCGCCGCGTGCGCCGAGATGGGGCTGGAGCCCGGGGAAGTGGTCTACGTCGGTGACCAGCCCGAGATCGACGCGCGGGGCGCCCGTGACGCCGGTCTGACGGCCGTGTGGCTCGACCGCGACGGATCGCGCGGTCCCGGACCGGAGGGCGTGCACCGGATCGCCGGACTCGACCGGCTCCCGCAGGTGCTGGCCGGGGATACCCGTTTTGGAGCACGGTCAGGCATCCGGTAA
- the ndgR gene encoding IclR family transcriptional regulator NdgR produces the protein MDNSSGVGVLDKAALVLSALESGPATLAGLVAATGLARPTAHRLAVALEHHRMVARDMQGRFILGPRLAELAAAAGEDRLLATAGPVLTHLRDVTGESAQLYRRQGDMRICVAAAERLSGLRDTVPVGSTLPMKAGSAAQILMAWEEPERLHRGLQGARFTATALSGVRRRGWAQSIGEREPGVASVSAPVRGPSNRVVASVSVSGPIERLTRHPGRMHAQAVIDAAARLTEALRRSS, from the coding sequence ATGGACAACTCTAGCGGCGTCGGCGTTCTCGACAAGGCAGCTCTGGTATTGAGCGCACTGGAGTCCGGTCCGGCCACCCTCGCCGGGCTGGTCGCGGCGACAGGGCTCGCACGACCCACGGCACATCGCCTTGCCGTGGCACTGGAACACCACCGGATGGTGGCGAGGGACATGCAGGGCCGGTTCATCCTCGGACCGCGGCTGGCGGAGCTCGCCGCCGCGGCCGGCGAGGACCGCCTGCTGGCCACGGCCGGACCGGTGCTCACCCACCTCCGGGACGTGACGGGAGAGAGCGCGCAGCTCTACCGGCGTCAGGGCGACATGCGTATCTGCGTGGCAGCGGCCGAGCGGCTGTCGGGCCTGCGGGACACCGTCCCGGTGGGCTCCACGCTCCCGATGAAGGCCGGCTCGGCCGCGCAGATCCTGATGGCCTGGGAGGAGCCCGAGCGGCTCCACCGCGGCCTGCAGGGCGCGCGCTTCACGGCGACGGCGCTCTCGGGCGTACGGCGTCGCGGCTGGGCGCAGTCGATCGGCGAGCGGGAGCCCGGCGTGGCCTCCGTCTCGGCGCCGGTGCGCGGCCCCTCGAACCGCGTGGTGGCCTCCGTATCGGTCTCCGGGCCGATCGAGCGCCTGACCCGTCACCCGGGGCGCATGCACGCCCAGGCCGTCATCGACGCGGCCGCCCGACTGACCGAGGCCCTGCGCCGCTCCAGCTGA
- a CDS encoding fumarylacetoacetate hydrolase family protein, producing MRIARFSIDGNVAFGAVEGSTAPGAEGELVLDIIKGIPFADFELSGTKVPLNKVRLLPPVLPNKVVAIGRNYAEHAAELGNEVPDAPITFFKPSTSVVGSGDPIAYPSFSQDLHHEAELAVVIGRMCREVPRERVKDVIFGYTCANDVTARDVQQREQQWARAKGFDSSCPLGPWIETDLDPSDLTIQCTVNGEQRQLGRTSQMVRSIEDLIVHITEAMTLLPGDVILTGTPAGVGPLNVGDEVAVTIEGIGTLTNKVIKRG from the coding sequence GTGCGCATCGCCAGGTTCTCCATCGACGGCAATGTCGCGTTCGGCGCGGTCGAGGGCAGCACTGCCCCCGGCGCCGAAGGTGAGCTCGTCCTCGACATCATCAAGGGCATCCCGTTCGCGGACTTCGAGCTCTCGGGCACGAAGGTCCCGCTGAACAAGGTCCGGCTGCTGCCGCCCGTGCTCCCGAACAAGGTCGTGGCCATCGGCCGCAACTACGCGGAGCACGCGGCGGAGCTCGGCAACGAGGTCCCGGACGCCCCCATCACCTTCTTCAAGCCCTCCACCTCGGTGGTCGGCTCGGGCGACCCGATCGCGTACCCGTCCTTCTCCCAGGACCTCCACCACGAGGCGGAGCTCGCCGTGGTCATCGGCCGCATGTGCCGCGAGGTCCCGCGCGAGCGCGTCAAGGACGTCATCTTCGGCTACACCTGCGCCAACGACGTCACCGCGCGCGACGTCCAGCAGCGCGAGCAGCAGTGGGCCCGCGCCAAGGGCTTCGACAGCTCCTGCCCCCTCGGCCCGTGGATCGAGACCGATCTGGACCCGAGCGACCTGACCATCCAGTGCACCGTCAACGGCGAACAGCGCCAGCTCGGCCGCACCAGCCAGATGGTCCGCTCCATCGAGGACCTCATCGTGCACATCACCGAGGCCATGACGCTGCTCCCGGGCGACGTCATCCTCACGGGGACCCCGGCCGGAGTCGGCCCCCTGAACGTCGGCGACGAGGTCGCCGTCACCATCGAAGGCATCGGCACTCTCACCAACAAGGTGATCAAGCGTGGCTAA